One Amycolatopsis thermophila DNA segment encodes these proteins:
- the arfB gene encoding alternative ribosome rescue aminoacyl-tRNA hydrolase ArfB, which translates to MTTPGSDLHVSRRLVIPAAELRERFSRSSGPGGQGVNTTDSRVELSFDVARSPAIPDDLRPRLLERLRSRLVDGVLTIAASEYRAQLANREAARERLVAVLRSASAPPPPPRRPTKPSRGAKERRLAEKKRRGDVKRGRRGRFDD; encoded by the coding sequence GTGACCACCCCCGGTTCTGATCTGCACGTTTCCCGGCGGCTGGTGATCCCGGCCGCCGAGCTGCGCGAACGGTTCTCGCGCTCGTCGGGACCGGGTGGGCAGGGTGTGAACACCACCGACTCGCGGGTCGAGCTGTCCTTCGACGTGGCGCGTTCCCCGGCGATCCCGGACGACCTTCGGCCGCGCCTGCTGGAGCGGCTGCGGTCCCGGCTGGTGGACGGGGTGCTGACGATCGCCGCGAGCGAGTACCGCGCCCAGTTGGCCAACCGCGAGGCGGCCCGCGAACGCCTGGTCGCGGTGCTGCGGTCGGCCTCCGCGCCCCCGCCCCCACCCCGGCGCCCCACCAAACCGTCGCGGGGCGCCAAGGAGCGGCGGCTCGCGGAGAAGAAACGCCGGGGCGACGTGAAGCGCGGCCGCCGGGGCCGGTTCGACGACTAG
- a CDS encoding helix-turn-helix transcriptional regulator: protein MSVEATTERVLRLLALLQRRPSWTAAELAAELGVTDRSVRRDVERLRAVGYPVQATAGVGGGYQLGAGTRLPPLLLDDEEAIATAVSLRMASGGTIAGAGEAALRALAKLDQVMPPRLRAEVRAVQGATETLLRPGVEIDAELLMTLARACRDAVRVRFRYTARRGDEEERTVEPVRMVATNRRWYLMAWDTGRDDWRTFRLDRMREVAATTWRFRPREHPDPVTYVQRSVTAAPYRYLARVRLHATAGEVRDLVPPQVGRVEDDGDGWCVLTAGGDELDWLAVHVARLGFEADVLEPPELRDAAARLAQRIAAIADAPGER, encoded by the coding sequence ATGAGCGTGGAAGCGACCACCGAGCGGGTGTTGCGGCTGCTGGCGCTGCTGCAACGGCGGCCGTCGTGGACGGCTGCTGAACTGGCCGCGGAGCTGGGCGTCACGGACCGGTCGGTGCGGCGGGACGTGGAGCGGTTGCGTGCGGTCGGCTACCCGGTGCAGGCGACGGCGGGGGTCGGCGGCGGGTACCAGCTGGGTGCGGGCACCCGCCTGCCGCCGCTGCTCCTCGACGACGAGGAGGCGATCGCGACGGCGGTTTCGCTGCGGATGGCCTCGGGCGGCACGATCGCCGGCGCCGGCGAAGCGGCGCTGCGGGCACTCGCGAAGCTGGACCAGGTGATGCCGCCGCGGCTGCGCGCGGAGGTGCGGGCGGTGCAGGGCGCGACCGAAACCCTCCTGCGCCCCGGCGTCGAGATCGACGCCGAGCTGCTGATGACGCTCGCGCGGGCCTGCCGCGACGCGGTGCGGGTGCGGTTCCGGTACACCGCCCGCCGCGGCGACGAGGAGGAGCGGACGGTCGAGCCGGTGCGGATGGTCGCCACGAACCGCCGCTGGTACCTGATGGCGTGGGACACCGGCCGCGACGACTGGCGCACCTTCCGGCTGGACCGGATGCGCGAGGTGGCGGCCACGACCTGGCGGTTCCGGCCGCGGGAGCACCCGGACCCGGTGACGTACGTCCAGCGGTCGGTGACGGCGGCGCCGTACCGGTACCTGGCCCGGGTGCGGCTGCACGCGACGGCCGGCGAGGTGCGGGACCTGGTGCCGCCGCAGGTGGGGCGCGTCGAGGACGACGGCGACGGGTGGTGCGTGCTGACCGCCGGCGGGGACGAGCTGGACTGGCTGGCCGTGCACGTGGCCCGGCTCGGTTTCG
- a CDS encoding VOC family protein: MAREVQVTFDCADPGRLAEFWAEALGYRLQAPPPGFDSWEQALEAMGVPPERRNAASAVVDPDGAGPRLFFQRVPEGKQVKNRLHVDVRAAPGLQGEERMAALEAEAERLVAHGATRLKRFEPEPPLAFGHIVMADPEGNEFCLD, translated from the coding sequence ATGGCGCGCGAAGTCCAGGTCACGTTCGACTGCGCCGACCCGGGCCGGCTCGCGGAGTTCTGGGCCGAGGCCCTCGGCTACCGGCTGCAGGCCCCGCCCCCGGGCTTCGACTCGTGGGAGCAGGCCCTGGAGGCGATGGGTGTGCCACCCGAGCGCCGCAACGCCGCGTCGGCGGTGGTCGACCCGGACGGCGCCGGCCCGCGGCTGTTCTTCCAGCGGGTGCCGGAGGGCAAGCAGGTGAAGAACCGGCTGCACGTCGACGTCCGCGCCGCCCCGGGACTCCAGGGCGAGGAGCGGATGGCGGCATTGGAAGCGGAGGCCGAACGGCTCGTCGCGCACGGCGCCACGCGCCTGAAGCGGTTCGAGCCGGAGCCCCCGCTCGCGTTCGGGCACATCGTCATGGCCGACCCCGAGGGCAACGAGTTCTGCCTGGACTAG
- the purM gene encoding phosphoribosylformylglycinamidine cyclo-ligase: protein MSESTSATYAAAGVDIEAGDQAVELLKPHAERASRPEVLGGVGGFAGLFSLKLDRWKEPVLASSTDGVGTKIAVAQALDKHDTVGIDLVAMVVDDLVVTGAEPLFLQDYIAVGKVVPEKIAALVAGIAEGCVQAGCALLGGETAEHPGLMGEHDYDISATGVGVVEASEVLGPERVRPGDVVIGMGASGLHSNGYSLARHVLLEIARMPLEGHVEEFGRTLGEEMLEPTRIYAKDCLALAAEADVRTFAHVTGGGLEANLARVIPAGLRAELERSTWTPAPVFALIQQRGKVERAEMEKTFNMGVGMVAVVGSEDVDRALAVLTARHVPAWVLGEIRTSEDTGAPRAVLSGDHPRF from the coding sequence GTGAGCGAGTCCACCAGCGCCACCTATGCCGCCGCCGGCGTCGACATCGAGGCCGGTGACCAGGCCGTCGAGCTGCTCAAGCCGCATGCGGAGCGCGCCAGCAGGCCCGAGGTGCTGGGCGGGGTCGGCGGCTTCGCCGGGTTGTTCTCGCTCAAGCTGGACCGGTGGAAGGAGCCGGTGCTCGCTTCTTCCACCGACGGAGTGGGCACGAAGATCGCCGTCGCGCAGGCGCTCGACAAGCACGACACGGTCGGCATCGACCTGGTCGCGATGGTCGTGGACGACCTGGTGGTCACCGGGGCCGAGCCGCTGTTCCTGCAGGACTACATCGCCGTCGGCAAGGTGGTCCCGGAGAAGATCGCCGCACTGGTCGCCGGCATCGCCGAGGGCTGCGTCCAGGCCGGGTGCGCGCTGCTGGGCGGCGAGACCGCCGAGCACCCGGGCCTGATGGGCGAGCACGACTACGACATCTCCGCCACCGGCGTCGGCGTGGTCGAGGCGTCCGAGGTGCTCGGGCCGGAGCGGGTCCGCCCCGGTGACGTGGTCATCGGCATGGGCGCGTCCGGCCTGCACTCCAACGGCTACTCGCTGGCCCGGCACGTGCTGCTGGAGATCGCGCGGATGCCGCTGGAGGGGCACGTCGAGGAGTTCGGCCGCACCCTCGGCGAGGAGATGCTCGAGCCGACGCGGATCTACGCGAAGGACTGCCTGGCGCTGGCCGCCGAGGCCGACGTGCGCACGTTCGCCCACGTCACCGGCGGCGGGCTGGAGGCCAATCTGGCGCGGGTCATCCCGGCCGGGCTGCGCGCCGAACTGGAGCGCAGCACGTGGACGCCGGCGCCGGTGTTCGCGCTGATCCAGCAGCGCGGCAAGGTCGAGCGGGCCGAGATGGAGAAGACGTTCAACATGGGCGTCGGCATGGTCGCGGTGGTCGGGTCGGAGGACGTCGACCGGGCGCTGGCCGTGCTCACCGCGCGGCACGTGCCCGCGTGGGTGCTCGGCGAGATCCGCACGAGCGAGGACACCGGCGCGCCGCGCGCGGTGCTGAGCGGTGACCACCCCCGGTTCTGA
- a CDS encoding DinB family protein, with translation MNWNPLLREQITWHWTNQLRDRLEGLTDDEYFWEPAPGSWNVRPRGTSTAPVQAGSGAMTIDFAFPQPDPAPFTTIAWRLGHVIVGVLAMRNASHFGRTPTDYQSFEYAATAKDALAQLDAEYAAWVDGVESLGEAGLARPAGEAEGPFAGYPMGALVLHINRELIHHLSEVCLLRDLYLHTRRGAS, from the coding sequence ATGAATTGGAACCCGCTGCTGCGCGAGCAGATCACCTGGCACTGGACGAACCAGCTGCGCGACCGCCTGGAGGGTCTCACCGACGACGAGTACTTCTGGGAACCGGCGCCCGGCTCGTGGAACGTGCGCCCCCGTGGCACGAGCACCGCGCCGGTGCAGGCCGGATCCGGAGCGATGACCATCGACTTCGCGTTCCCGCAGCCCGACCCGGCGCCGTTCACGACGATCGCGTGGCGTCTCGGGCACGTGATCGTGGGCGTGCTCGCGATGCGCAACGCCAGTCACTTCGGCCGCACCCCGACCGACTACCAGTCCTTCGAGTACGCGGCGACCGCGAAGGACGCGCTGGCCCAGCTCGACGCCGAATACGCCGCCTGGGTGGATGGCGTGGAATCCCTCGGCGAAGCCGGGCTCGCGCGTCCGGCCGGCGAGGCGGAGGGGCCGTTCGCCGGGTATCCGATGGGGGCGCTGGTGCTGCACATCAACCGCGAGCTGATCCACCACCTGTCCGAGGTGTGCCTGCTGCGCGACCTCTACCTGCACACCCGGCGGGGGGCGAGCTGA